The sequence GTTGAACGAGATCGTCCCGACCAGCGCCATCATCGCCAGCGGGATCCGCAGCTCGGGCGTTCGGGCCACGTAGCGCAGCGCGCTGCGCAGCTCGCCGCCCTTGCGCTCCGCCAGCTTCGGCGTGTGCAGCTTCGACGCGTCCATCGTCCGCAGCGCGATCAACATCGCGATGAACGACGCCGCGTTGACCGCGAAGCAGGGCGCGATGCCCAGCACCGCGATGATCGTGCCGGCCGCGGCCGGCCCGAGGATGCGCGAGCAGTGCACCACGACCGAGTTCAGGGCCACCGCGTTGAGCACCCGGTCAGAGCCGACGATCTCGACCACGAACGACTGCCGCGCCGGGTTGTCGAGCGCCAGGATCGATCCCCGCACGAGCACCAGAGCCAGCACCATCCACGGCTGAGCGGCACCGGTCAAAGCCAGCACGAACAGCGTCACCGCCGGCACGACCATCGCCATCTGCGTGAACGTCAGCAGCGTGCGCTTGGACATGCGGTCGGCGAGCAGGCCGCCCCAGGCGCCGAAGAGCAGGATCGGCAGGAACTGCAACCCGGCGGTCAGGCCGACCGAGACGCCGGACCCCGTCAGCTTGACCATCAGCCACATCTCGCCGACGATCTGCATCCAGTTGCCGGTGATCGAGATCACCTGGCCGGTGAAGTACTTGCGGTAGTTCGGGACCCGCAGGGAGCTGAAGGTGCGCTCGATCGTGGCGGTCACTCGTCCAGCACCCGCTCCAGGATCTCGGCGGCGGCTTCGAGCGTCGCGAGGTCGGCCGGGGTGAGCGTGTCCAGCCGCTGCGCCAGGTAGGCGTCCTTCTTGTCGCGCACCTCGGCGAGCAGCGCCTCGGCGCGGTCCGTGGCACTCACCAACGAAGAACGGCGGTCGGACGGATCGGCCGTCCGCTCGATCAGGCCGCGTTCCTCGAACAATCCGAGGACGCGCGTCGCGGTGGGGCGCTGGATGCG comes from Solirubrobacter pauli and encodes:
- a CDS encoding MarR family transcriptional regulator yields the protein MRTISTTDLAHRLRPVLTRLARRMRQEATGDLTPTQIAALVTVVRFGPLTPSELASRERIQRPTATRVLGLFEERGLIERTADPSDRRSSLVSATDRAEALLAEVRDKKDAYLAQRLDTLTPADLATLEAAAEILERVLDE
- a CDS encoding MFS transporter, with the translated sequence MTATIERTFSSLRVPNYRKYFTGQVISITGNWMQIVGEMWLMVKLTGSGVSVGLTAGLQFLPILLFGAWGGLLADRMSKRTLLTFTQMAMVVPAVTLFVLALTGAAQPWMVLALVLVRGSILALDNPARQSFVVEIVGSDRVLNAVALNSVVVHCSRILGPAAAGTIIAVLGIAPCFAVNAASFIAMLIALRTMDASKLHTPKLAERKGGELRSALRYVARTPELRIPLAMMALVGTISFNFQVLLPLLADFTWHGTAATYAGLTAAMGVGSVAGALAAGARGRVSGSLLVLSSLLFGIFLIAAAAAPTLWLQILALVPLGAASVTFAAGVNSSLQIAVEPVMRGRVMALYSIVFLGSTPIGAPLVGWLAEAAGPRAGLVAGGIAALAAAAFAAAAFRRADSYPRQDHGIESAGDGRTQPRSGSGRTPRPQSAGALRLDRR